Genomic DNA from Oenanthe melanoleuca isolate GR-GAL-2019-014 chromosome 15, OMel1.0, whole genome shotgun sequence:
GAGTCAGCGGCCGGCCCGGGCCTGTGAGGGTCCcccggccgctcccggggcCCGAGCCGCGCTCGCTCCCCTGAGGCGCCGCGTCCCGCCCGGGGCCGTCCCGGAAAAGCTCTGCTCGGTCCGAGGGTGGGTGTAAAGAGGAAGTTTCAGTTAAAACCATTGAAAAGAAATCCCTCCCGCCGCTCTTCTGTCGTTCTGCGGCTTTGGGAGCACACCCAGCTTGCGCAGGtgtgtcaggagcagcaggtgaaaTCCCCGTCAGGTAACTAAACACCCTTAAAGCCAAAAACAGCGCAGAGAAGTTGGAACGCAGGGTTTTGCTCCTAGGAGATGCACATAAGGTATGGACAGGGAAGATACCGATGGCATCCATGGAAGCGGAGACTGATGGCTTTGGTGTAGAAATTGGAAATGTTTTGGTTAATTCCcaagagagagatttttttgttttagtgtgTTAATGTATGTGTTGTGTTGGTGCTTTTCAACCATTTCTTTTACAGAGGGTCTAGACACTGTAATTCAATTATCAGTTAATGACCTGAAGGCACAGAGGGAATCTACAGGTGACGTAGGTTAAGGGGAAAATGAATGCCTGTAGCCCTACCTTTCACCTTAAGTGAGTGCTTGGCAGGGAGATAAAGAGATTTTCTGTTTGATACCAACAACTTCTGTGTGTCCAAAATGGCTAACAGAAAGTTCCTAAAAATATAGGTATGTTTGGTGTTGACAGTGATGTCTGAACAGTTGGTACAGGCTGTGGAATAAAATGAGTCCAAGAAGCAGGTGTTAAACTCTCAGGCAAAGGTTGTGGTATCAAATGTCTCATGTCCTTTTAGTCAttgtgtgtcctgctgctgctgtgaccctCTGACCAGGCCATGGTTGTATAAAAAAGGAAGTTGAATTTTGACAGATCCTTTtagttaattattttattttctgttatttatgtGTAgctgctttgaaatattttagataCATAAACTCCTCAGTTTTGAAGAGTAGATGATGAATGAGAGGAATGGTTGTGTTACAGCTTTCCCTTAAGATgagagaaagtatttttcagaagttcTGAGTTTTAAAACTCAGATCATTGGTTTTCAGGATGTATTTCTTGCAAGTTAATTGCCTAATAAACCAGGATAATTGTTTTGTCCTgggaaaattaatattaatgcATTTCCATAGTGCTTATAGTGGAAGAGTATAAAACAAGCTTTAGTTTGAGGCTGGAGTGAGCTGTGAGAGCTCCCTGGAggccagggaagggctgctggAGTTCATCTCCCTGAGGAAGCTGAGGAAGATCTCCTGTGCCTGGGCACCCCAGGGCACGGAGGGTTCTTGTTTCACCAGGGTGAATTCTGCTGTTGAAATACCCATAGTGATGAGAGGGTTTAATTAGAATGTATATTTGGTGTTGTAACTGAAGCTCTTGTTCTTACCTTTTGTTCTCTGTGGTTTGAAAGGAGACGTTCTGGCCTATCCTCTGTTATTCTGGCATTAAGTTCCCTACAAATGTGAGAGGATTCTGTTCAGTTCAGGGCAAATGTGCAACTTCATCTAGAAATTAGTGTAGTTACTACAGGAATTAAATCACCATATTACAGAGCTGAAATGTGTGTTctggttgtttggggttttacagcaaaaattaaaagtCTCAAAACCAATTGTTTTCTGTCTTGgtgctttgggaaaaaaaaaatgttagtgccttggaatgaaaaaaagaacagttattaaagaaaaagtatgaaaaaataattgtgtttaaAGGAAGTTGTACCCCTCAGCTTCCTTCCAGGAAGAATCTGATGTGATTCTGTTTGCCCCTTGTGTTTTTTCTAGCAGGTCTCAGGGAGCCACCTGACAGTGATTAAACTTGTGACCTGCCCAACTTGGAGTCCAAATTCCACCTTTAAGTAGAATATGAGCTTTTGATAGAGAATCCAGTGCTAAAGTCTTCCAGGGATAAAAATTAGCACTTTGTTTATGTGTTCAGAATTTCCAGTGTTTGAAGATTATGTGACTCAAAACTGAGATACAATCAATAGAAAGTAAGtttatttagatttattttgaCTTTTGTTAGACATTTTGTAAGGCAACAAAACAAGGAGGTTTGGGGAGATcttgaaaaatgtcttttttttagTGAAACCAGACTGTAATTATCTTCTAACGAAGGTTGGTTTTCAAGTTTGAAAACCAGGAATGTTATTTTAGAGAGAGTTTTGTTGTGAGTCATGCAAAAGCTGGATGAgttgaggagcagctcctgcagggacagttCTGCATTCATCATGAGAagttgctgctcctgctgtcaccGTTCTGGGTTTGCCCCTCACCTACAATGGGCTGTCAGTCACTCCTTCCTTGCTCTACTCTTGCATCACTCCTCAAATTCCTGACTCTTTGTGGGGAATTCTCTCGAAGAGGAGTTGTGAGTgtgagctccctgtgcctgccttgGCCTCTCGGAGGGAAATCTTTCCCACTTTGGGTTTCAGCTGGGagtggagctgggctgccaCAGCGTGCTGGGATCCTGGAGCTCAGGAGCTGGCACCACACACTCCTGGGGTGGTGGCAGATGGAGTGCAGTGGCTCCTCAGCACAAGTCACATCTGATGTGAGGTTTCAGAGACTGATTTTGTTTGCTCTGTGATGTTTTCAGGCGGGAGCTACTTCCATGTGGGCTTCCTGCTGCGGGTTGCTGAATGAAGTGATGGGGACGGGAGCAGTGCGTGGCCAGCAGGCGGCCTTTGGGGGAGGGGCTGGCCCTTTCAGGTTCACACCCAGCACCGGCTTCTCGGCGtatccagctcctgctgcagccggCACCAACATCGTCTGCAAAGCCTGTGGGCTCTCCTTCtcagttttcaggaaaaaagtgaGTATATTTCCTATTGCACTGCATTTCTACCCCTCTGAACTCATCTGTGGCTTACTAGGAAATGAGTGTGTATTTCTCAGAAACCTGAGGCAGATAtaggcagggagggagggagaaagggcCTTATTCTGAGGTCACAGGAAATCACTGTGAGCCAGGATTAGAAGTTAGTAAACCTGATGTTCGTTAGTCAGTGACGTGTCAAATCTGGGCTGGCCTGAAAATTAATGGAGTCTGATTTGTAAGATACATGTGTGAGCTTCAGAATCTCAAACAGTAAAGTACATCTGGTTTTGAAGATGGCATCAAACAGTGGCTGAGTACTGGACTGAACAGACTGGGTGATGGAAAAGTTAAAAACTCACAATTAGATATTAGAGCTTCTTTCTAGAAGTTCTCATGCAGTTCTGGTTTGCTGACCAGCTTTAGTTCTGCTCAATGCTGTTGTGCTCTAACAGCCTCTTCTTTGGGAGGCAGGTTGGTGAGTTAATGCAGATAAATAAAGCTGAGATTGTtaattttttagtatttctgtATATCACAACTGTCCAGGATTTTGTCCCCTCAGTGACCTAAttctctgcagctctttcaGATAATCATGAAACTTCTTCCCTCAGTTTGTGTGTTGTTTTCCCCTTATGCGTCCTGTTCACATGGCAAGGCTTTGGTGAATGAAGCACCGTGTAGGGACATTTCTGATGCCAATATTAATTTAATCCTGAAAACCTTGAGGAGTTTGGGTTTGTTCACAGCAGCTGGAATGCTGACAGTCTTGTCTATTCCAGCTTTTGTGTTGTGAGTCCTTTGTACAAAGCTCTCTTGAGCTGTGACATCTGGGCTTTTGGGAGTGTTTCCCTCCCATGTGATTCATCACATGCAAGGCTTACTCTGAGTTCTTGGAATCAGTTGAGGAAGCAGTAGGTTCTCTAAAGTTTGGGGTTATACTGTTGTCACACATGTGAAAGAAGTAGTGACAGTATATTCAGAAGTATTTTAACAGACCATAAAATTGGTTTTAGTTTCGTTTGTTGTCTGAACTACAACTTGAGTACTTGATTCATTTGTTTAGTCATAATATTTTTCCCTGAAACCTCAAATCAGCTTCAGTAGTGCCAAAAGAGTGAGAGACTCCCTTGGAGCACCTGCAAAACTGACAGGgcagttttctgtatttaaatcttaaaaactGTCGCCACAACTGATGGTGGAAGAGCTAATAGTAAATTCTGTAACCTGGAGAAGGAGAGAGCAGGCCCTGGATTTGTTTCCTGTGACCCACAGCTGAATGgttccctcctttcccctcagCACGTGTGTTGTGACTGCAAAAAGGATTTTTGCTCAGTTTGTTCAGTCTTACAAGAGAATCTCCGAAGATGTTCCACTTGTCACTTGCTGCAAGAAACGGCCTTCCAGCGCCCTCAGCTCATGAGATTGAAAGTGAAGGATCTGCGTCAGTACCTGATCCTCAGAAACATCCCCACGGACAcctgcagggagaaggaggaCCTGGTGGACCTGGTGCTGTGCCACCACGGGCTGGGCTCACAGGAGGACATGGACGCTGGCAGCCTGCGCTCGTCACGCTCCCAGAGCTCAGGCTTCTTTACCCATCCCTTCTCCACCTCTGTGTCCATGGCAAACCCAGGAGAACTGGCCAGCAGAAGGGGAAGCACAGGAAGTGGAACACCTTCACGGGTACAGTGATTAAAGTGTTTCATGCAATAGCattgctctatttttttttttatatagttATGTATCAAAACACCAATTTATGCAGTTTGGAGGGGCAGGAAAAACGCCTTTTGTACCCTGCACCTGAAAGCTGGAGATAATTAGCAAAGATTCCTAGTTCATGTCAGAAGTGACTTAAACCTGAAATGATTAGTAGCAATTGGAACTTCAAAATGTCATTTCATTGTCACCTGTGATCACCTTGgtagaaaggaaaatgttttataagggaataaaatggatttttatcCTGATGAGTTTCATTTTGTACACAGGGACAAACGGAAACGTCTGTAAAtaatgaagaagaagaaagtgcAGAAGAGCAGGTGAGATATGAACTatcaaaaaaatacatttttggcATGTGGCACCATAAAGTGTTTTAGATCTCTGCCAACATTTGGCCTCATGCTCTGGTTCTTGCAGAGCTTTCTGTGTCTAGCAATCA
This window encodes:
- the RNF34 gene encoding E3 ubiquitin-protein ligase RNF34 isoform X2, which translates into the protein MFPHAGATSMWASCCGLLNEVMGTGAVRGQQAAFGGGAGPFRFTPSTGFSAYPAPAAAGTNIVCKACGLSFSVFRKKHVCCDCKKDFCSVCSVLQENLRRCSTCHLLQETAFQRPQLMRLKVKDLRQYLILRNIPTDTCREKEDLVDLVLCHHGLGSQEDMDAGSLRSSRSQSSGFFTHPFSTSVSMANPGELASRRGSTGSGTPSRGQTETSVNNEEEESAEEQTPGLARKRARASLSDISSLEDIEGLSVRQLKEILACNFVNYSGCCEKWELVEKVSRLYRENEENHKTQGERMQLNEDDDSLCRICMDAVIDCVLLECGHMVTCTKCGKRMSECPICRQYVVRAVHVFKS
- the RNF34 gene encoding E3 ubiquitin-protein ligase RNF34 isoform X3 codes for the protein MWASCCGLLNEVMGTGAVRGQQAAFGGGAGPFRFTPSTGFSAYPAPAAAGTNIVCKACGLSFSVFRKKHVCCDCKKDFCSVCSVLQENLRRCSTCHLLQETAFQRPQLMRLKVKDLRQYLILRNIPTDTCREKEDLVDLVLCHHGLGSQEDMDAGSLRSSRSQSSGFFTHPFSTSVSMANPGELASRRGSTGSGTPSRGQTETSVNNEEEESAEEQTPGLARKRARASLSDISSLEDIEGLSVRQLKEILACNFVNYSGCCEKWELVEKVSRLYRENEENHKTQGERMQLNEDDDSLCRICMDAVIDCVLLECGHMVTCTKCGKRMSECPICRQYVVRAVHVFKS